In a genomic window of Scyliorhinus torazame isolate Kashiwa2021f chromosome 5, sScyTor2.1, whole genome shotgun sequence:
- the LOC140420122 gene encoding uncharacterized protein produces MEKPWKCGDCGKGYRAHSLLEIHRRIHTGESPFTCSVCGKGFSRACTLQRHQQVHSGEKPFTCSQCGKGFRHSSTLQKHQRVHTGEKPFTCFQCGKRFIQSYTLRTHERIHTGERPFNCSQCGKGFSQLSHLQSHQRVHTGERHLTCRQCGKGFTQLSHLELHQKTCPREKPFICSPCGKAFTQLSHLQSHQRVHTGERPFTCSQCGKGFSDSSNLRKHQRVHTGERPFSCSQCGKGFSESSNLRKHQQIHTGERPFTCSQCEKGFTLLSKLKSHQRVHTGEKPFTCSQCRKGFRQSSNLQRHQRVHTGERPFTCSLCGTGFYDSWRLLRHQQFHKPNSDVR; encoded by the exons atggagaaaccgtggaaatgtggggactgcgggaagggatacagagcccaTTCTCtgttggagattcatcgacgcattcacactggggagagtccgttcacctgctctgtgtgtgggaagggattcagtcgtgcatgcaccctgcagagacaccagcaagttcacagtggggagaagccgttcacctgctctcagtgtgggaagggattcagacattcatccaccttgcagaaacatcagcgagttcacactggggagaagccattcacctgctttcagtgtgggaagagattcattcaGTCATACACTCTACGAACAcatgagcgaattcacactggcgagaggccattcaactgctctcagtgtgggaagggattctctcagttatcgcacctgcagtcacaccagcgagttcacactggagagaggcattTAACCTGccgtcagtgtgggaagggattcactcagttatcccacctggagTTACACCAGAAAACTTGCCCTCGGGAGAAACCATTCATCTGCTCgccgtgtgggaaggcattcactcagttatcccacctgcagagtcaccagcgagttcacactggggagaggccgttcacctgctctcagtgtgggaagggattcagtgattcatctaacctgcggaaacatcagcgagtccacactggagagagaccattctcctgctctcagtgtgggaagggattcagtgaatcatctaacctgcggaaacatcagcaaattcacactggggagaggccattcacctgctctcagtgtgagaaggggttCACTCTGTTATCCaaactgaagtcacaccagcgagttcacactggggagaagccattcacctgctctcagtgtaggaagggatttagacagtcatccaacctgcagagacatcagcgagttcacactggggagaggccattcacctgctctctgtgtgggacagGATTTTATGATTCATggcgcctgctgagacaccaacaatttcacaa gcccaactctgacgtgaggtaa